From the Thermococcus celericrescens genome, the window CCATCTCAACGAAGTGGTCGCGGGAGAAGGATACCTCCCGCTCCCCATCCTCAAGGGGCGTCCCGACGCTCATTCCTCCAGCCACTCCCGAACGGCTCTGACGACCGCTTCCTTCCTCATGGGGAAGGCCTTGACCTTTATCCTGACCTGCACCACGTCCGACCCCTCATCTATTTCCGACTCGCCGAGATACGCTTTCTGCTTGTTGAAGCGGACGTAGAAGGTTCCCTCCTCATCGACCTTCTCATCAAGGTGGTCCAGGAGGTAGCGCCTGTCCTCCTCGCTCAGCAACTCTTTGAAGTAGTCTATGAACAGCCTAACGGCCTTGCTCCGCTTGATTTCGACGTTGACGACTTTGATGGGGTTGCCGAAAAAGCCAGTGGTCTCGTCAATATCAAATAGTATATCATCGTCATCTATGCCCTCCGGTATGAAGGTCGCTATCGCCTCAAGAACCTTGTCCTCGTCCTCCGTTGCTTGGATGAAGGTTGTGAGCCTGATGTGGTGTGCCCTAAGTTTTGTCATTTTTCCCACCGGGAAGGGTTTGGTGAGGGGGCTTAAAAACCATTTCACTGTGTGGTTCTGAGAGAATGGCTTGACTGGTAAGGTGGCATGGGAATGTTTACGGAAAATCATAGCCCTTTAAGAGGTTTTCCAGGACCCCGTGATGCGCTTATCCCCCCACTTCCCTCACCCTCCCCTTCTCCACCAGCACGAGCCTGTCCACGAGCTTGGTTGTGGACGGCCTGTGGGATATCGCGACCAAGGTTATCCCCCGGGCTTTTATTTCCTCGATTATCTCTGCCTCTACGTCTGGATCAACTCCCGAAAGGGCTTCATCCAGGAGTAGAACCTCTGGTTTGCGTATCAGGGCCCTGGCCAGGGCTATCCTCTGCCGCTCTCCCAGGGAGACTTCCCTGTAACTGGGCCCGATCTTCTCGTCCAGGGGCAGGTTCACCCTCGCCACCTTCACTGCTTCCCTCAGCTCCCCCTCGTCGAACTCTTCCCAGAGGGTTACGTTCTCCCGAACGGTGCCGGGGAATATGAACTCGTTTGTTTCCACAAGAATTATCTTTCTCCTCAGGTTCCCGAACTCCCTGGCCGGGATGCCGTTAACTAAAACTTCCCCTTCATCCGGGAGGTAGTGGCAGGCGATTACGTTCGCGAGGGTCGTCTTGCCGCTTCCGCTCTCCCCTATGATACCGAGGCTATCCCCGCGGAGTATCTTGAGGTTCACGTTCTTCAGGATGGTGCCGTACGAGACGTTTCTCAGTTCTATACTCTCAACCTGCGTGATGGTTCTCTCCCCAAAGTTTTCCTCCTCCATGTTGAGGGCCTCATCGATTCTCTTAAGGGCTGGATAGGATTCTGGAACGTGGCCGAGGTCGTTTAAAATTACGACCAGGGGCTCTATGATCTCCCCTGCCATCATGTAGAACGCCACAAGAGTACCGGTGTCCATCCTCCAGAGGAGCCCGACCAGAATGCTGATCAGGGGCACGAGCCTGTAGAGGGTGTGGTAGAGATACCTGTACTTCAAAGACGCGAGCACGAGCCCCCTGACCGAGTTGTACCATCTCGTACACTCCTCGTTCAGTTTCCTCATAGCCCCGCTCAAAGAGTCCGTGTTTTTAATGCTTTTTCTCCCTTCGAGGTTCGTCCTTATCCTCTCAATCAGCATTGAGAACCTGTCCCTCTCCTTAGAGGACACCTTGGCGAGCTCCCCGACCTGCTTTTTGAAGAGAAGAACGGTCGCTATCAAAAACGGAAGCAGGACGAGGGAGAGTCTTGGACTAAGGAGAAAGAGGGCTATTAGGTAGGCCCCAAAGCTCACCGCGTTCACAACCAGAGCGGGTATAAGGGCGGCCGAGAGTGAGCTGACGTAGACGACGTTTGAAACCAGGTCGGTGAGGTATTCCCCGGGAGTTTTCACCCTGAATGTTTCCTCCTTTGCGTGG encodes:
- a CDS encoding RNA-binding protein — its product is MTKLRAHHIRLTTFIQATEDEDKVLEAIATFIPEGIDDDDILFDIDETTGFFGNPIKVVNVEIKRSKAVRLFIDYFKELLSEEDRRYLLDHLDEKVDEEGTFYVRFNKQKAYLGESEIDEGSDVVQVRIKVKAFPMRKEAVVRAVREWLEE
- a CDS encoding ABC transporter ATP-binding protein produces the protein MGVLRYSFSKYWELSRTLRKRQALIVLLNLIVSYLNVRFALMLRDTINSPNTGRILVLGGFLVLINALSFVVTYLLDVSKRAMQVEIIGRIYEKILHAKEETFRVKTPGEYLTDLVSNVVYVSSLSAALIPALVVNAVSFGAYLIALFLLSPRLSLVLLPFLIATVLLFKKQVGELAKVSSKERDRFSMLIERIRTNLEGRKSIKNTDSLSGAMRKLNEECTRWYNSVRGLVLASLKYRYLYHTLYRLVPLISILVGLLWRMDTGTLVAFYMMAGEIIEPLVVILNDLGHVPESYPALKRIDEALNMEEENFGERTITQVESIELRNVSYGTILKNVNLKILRGDSLGIIGESGSGKTTLANVIACHYLPDEGEVLVNGIPAREFGNLRRKIILVETNEFIFPGTVRENVTLWEEFDEGELREAVKVARVNLPLDEKIGPSYREVSLGERQRIALARALIRKPEVLLLDEALSGVDPDVEAEIIEEIKARGITLVAISHRPSTTKLVDRLVLVEKGRVREVGG